A genomic segment from Cyanobium sp. NIES-981 encodes:
- a CDS encoding AarF/ABC1/UbiB kinase family protein — MFLGRLTAVLWQLTSLALVLVVQANSSDRRVQQRLGKRILTTLTNLGPCFIKVGQALSTRPDLVRRDWLEQLIQLQDNLPAFPLEVALRTIEEELGAPASTLFASFPDYPVAAASLGQVYKARLDNGHWVAVKVQRPDLPHILRRDLVIIRLLAVLSAPLLPLNLGFGLDEIIDEFGQTLFDEIDYRKEADNADRFAALFEDHPEVTVPAVERSLSTRRVLTTSWIHGTKLQERHVLEARHLDPTALIRTGVVAGLRQLLEFGYFHADPHPGNLFALPGRTGPLGHVAYVDFGMMDSISDADRLTLTGAVVHLINRDFRALAQDFVALGFLNPDADLEPIIPALEEVLGGALGENVGNFNFKAVTDRFSELVFDYPFRVPVRFALIIRAVVSQEGLALRLDPDFKIIRVAYPYVARRLLAGDTAEMRDKLLEVLFDSNGRLQIERLESLLAVLENDGPGPDLLPVMGSGLKLLLGPEGDSLRRRLLLTLVRDDRLHTEDLRALASLLRRTFSARKLAGGLLARLNPLAAA; from the coding sequence ATGTTTCTCGGCAGGCTGACGGCCGTGCTCTGGCAGCTGACCAGCCTCGCCCTGGTGCTGGTGGTGCAGGCCAACAGCAGCGACCGCCGCGTGCAGCAGCGGCTCGGCAAACGCATCCTCACCACCCTCACCAACCTGGGCCCCTGCTTCATCAAGGTGGGCCAGGCCCTCTCCACCCGCCCCGACCTGGTGCGGCGGGACTGGCTCGAACAGCTGATCCAGCTGCAGGACAACCTCCCCGCCTTCCCCCTGGAGGTGGCCCTGCGCACGATCGAGGAGGAACTGGGCGCTCCGGCCAGCACCCTGTTCGCCAGCTTCCCGGACTACCCGGTGGCGGCCGCCAGCCTGGGCCAGGTGTACAAGGCCAGGCTCGACAACGGCCACTGGGTGGCGGTGAAGGTGCAGCGTCCGGACCTGCCGCACATCCTGCGGCGCGATCTGGTGATCATCCGTCTGCTGGCGGTGCTCAGTGCTCCGCTGCTGCCCCTCAACCTGGGCTTCGGACTCGACGAGATCATCGACGAGTTCGGCCAGACCCTGTTCGACGAGATCGATTACCGCAAGGAAGCCGACAACGCCGACCGTTTCGCGGCCCTGTTCGAGGACCATCCCGAGGTGACCGTGCCCGCGGTGGAGCGCAGCCTCAGCACCCGTCGGGTGCTCACCACCAGCTGGATCCACGGCACCAAGCTGCAGGAGCGCCATGTGCTCGAGGCACGCCATCTCGACCCCACCGCCCTGATCCGCACCGGGGTGGTGGCCGGCCTGCGCCAGCTGCTGGAGTTCGGCTACTTCCATGCCGACCCCCACCCGGGCAACCTCTTCGCCCTGCCGGGCCGCACCGGGCCCCTGGGCCATGTGGCCTACGTGGATTTCGGCATGATGGATTCCATCAGCGACGCCGACCGCCTCACCCTCACCGGCGCGGTGGTGCACCTGATCAACAGGGACTTCCGGGCCCTCGCCCAGGACTTCGTGGCCCTGGGCTTCCTCAACCCCGACGCCGACCTCGAGCCGATCATCCCCGCCCTGGAGGAGGTGCTGGGCGGCGCCCTGGGCGAGAACGTGGGCAACTTCAACTTCAAGGCGGTCACCGATCGCTTCTCGGAGCTGGTGTTCGACTACCCCTTCCGGGTGCCGGTGCGCTTCGCCCTGATCATCCGGGCCGTGGTGAGCCAGGAGGGACTGGCCCTGCGGCTCGACCCCGACTTCAAGATCATCCGGGTGGCCTACCCCTACGTGGCCCGGCGCCTGCTGGCCGGCGACACGGCGGAGATGCGCGACAAGCTGCTCGAGGTGCTGTTCGACAGCAATGGCAGGCTGCAGATCGAACGGCTGGAAAGCCTGCTGGCCGTGCTGGAGAACGACGGACCAGGGCCCGATCTGCTGCCGGTGATGGGCTCAGGCCTGAAGCTGCTGCTGGGACCCGAGGGCGACAGCCTGCGCCGGCGGCTGCTGCTCACCCTGGTGCGTGACGACCGGCTTCACACCGAGGATCTGCGGGCCCTGGCCAGCCTGCTGCGGCGCACCTTCAGCGCCCGCAAGCTGGCCGGTGGGCTGCTGGCCAGACTGAACCCCCTGGCCGCGGCCTAG
- a CDS encoding lysine decarboxylase: MLHLPAHGRGRGLPPGLVRLLRARPGSWDLPELPEIGGPLEAEGLVAEEQRACAALLGAERCWFGVNGASGLLQAALLALAPPGSRVLLPRNLHRSLLHACVLGQLQPVLFSLPFDPATGLWLPPSPAWLERSLADALAGGPLAAVAVVSPTYQGFGADLRGLTQLVHGAGLPLLVDQAHGQGEAVAAGADLVVLSCQKSGGGLAQSAALLAQGPRLDPAALERSLLWLQTSSPSALLLHSTALSLRHGCSAAGRRQRARALGIADRLGRRCRELGLPLVHGEDPLRLVVHTAAFGVNGLVADAWLLSRGVIAELPEPGTLTFCLGTAPPRRVVRELPRALAGLRRALGGDPLPPFAAPPLPRVAEPEQAIAAAWRAPSQAVPLAAAAGRIAAEPLCPYPPGIPLLIPGERLDAARAAWLQEQRRLWPGQIADTVNVVVG, encoded by the coding sequence GTGCTGCACCTGCCGGCCCATGGCCGTGGCCGCGGCCTGCCGCCGGGCCTGGTCCGCCTGCTCCGCGCCAGGCCGGGCAGCTGGGACCTGCCGGAGCTGCCGGAGATCGGCGGTCCGCTCGAGGCCGAGGGCCTGGTGGCCGAGGAGCAGCGGGCCTGCGCCGCCCTGCTGGGGGCGGAGCGCTGCTGGTTCGGGGTGAACGGCGCCAGTGGCCTGCTGCAGGCGGCCCTGCTGGCCCTGGCGCCCCCCGGCAGCCGGGTTCTGCTGCCCCGCAACCTGCACCGCTCGCTGCTGCACGCCTGTGTGCTCGGCCAGCTGCAGCCCGTGCTGTTCAGCCTGCCCTTCGACCCTGCCACCGGGCTCTGGCTGCCCCCGTCACCGGCCTGGCTGGAGCGGTCCCTGGCGGACGCCCTGGCCGGCGGTCCGCTGGCGGCGGTGGCGGTAGTGAGTCCCACGTATCAGGGGTTTGGCGCCGATCTGCGCGGCCTGACCCAGCTGGTGCACGGGGCCGGTCTGCCGCTGCTGGTGGACCAGGCCCATGGGCAGGGGGAGGCCGTGGCCGCCGGTGCCGACCTGGTGGTGCTCTCCTGCCAGAAGAGCGGGGGGGGGCTGGCCCAGAGCGCGGCTCTGCTGGCCCAGGGGCCGCGGCTGGATCCCGCCGCGCTCGAGCGGTCTCTGCTGTGGCTGCAGACCTCCAGCCCCAGCGCCCTGTTGCTGCACTCCACCGCGCTGAGCCTGCGCCACGGCTGCAGTGCCGCCGGCCGTCGCCAGCGGGCCCGCGCCCTGGGGATCGCTGATCGCCTGGGCCGCCGCTGCCGCGAGCTCGGCCTGCCTCTGGTGCACGGTGAGGATCCGCTGCGGCTGGTGGTGCACACCGCGGCCTTCGGGGTCAACGGCCTGGTGGCCGATGCCTGGCTGCTCTCCCGGGGGGTGATCGCCGAGTTGCCCGAGCCCGGCACCCTCACCTTCTGCCTTGGCACGGCACCACCGCGGCGGGTGGTAAGGGAGCTTCCCCGGGCCCTGGCTGGCCTGCGGAGGGCCCTGGGTGGCGACCCGCTGCCGCCGTTCGCGGCCCCGCCCCTGCCGCGGGTGGCCGAGCCCGAGCAGGCGATCGCCGCGGCCTGGCGTGCCCCTTCGCAAGCGGTACCGCTGGCCGCGGCGGCCGGCAGGATCGCCGCCGAACCCCTCTGCCCTTACCCGCCGGGGATTCCCCTGCTGATCCCCGGGGAGCGCCTGGATGCGGCCAGGGCCGCCTGGCTGCAGGAGCAGCGGCGTCTCTGGCCGGGGCAGATCGCTGATACGGTGAACGTGGTGGTTGGGTGA